The sequence ACAACGCCTCACTCAGTTTTGGAGTTTATGATTGAGTGGCGTTCAAAGGAAGTTGGACATATCAATTGATAGGGCATCAAGCATGCCTAAGGACTTTGATTGCATGGTTATTAAAAATAGGCTACTTCATTGCATACGTAAGTCATAAATCTAATTAAGTGCTTATTATCTAATTCCAATAACAATGGCTAAGAAAATCACGGTAATAACTAGGTATTTCTGGCCGGAGGGTGGTGGTGCTGAGCAGGCGACATACCTAGTCGTTAGGGATGTGTTATCACAGGTTGGTGATGTAACGGTTATTTCTGGAACCAGGAAACCAGCTGTTGTGAATGGTGTTAATTACGTACATTGGAACTCGCTTTCAAGGAGTAGTAAGTCTAGGGTGTTGCTTGAGTCCATGCTCAGGTTTGGGGACATTAAGAGGGTGATTATGGAGTCGGACATTGTTTACATACCGTCTAATGCGGTATTACCTCTGGCAATTCCTGTCAGGAGGGTTAACCCGAGCGCAGGATTATCCTTCACCTCCATGATTTCCAAGTAATTAATTATGAGGCTGCCGTTATAAACGGTAGAGGTGCAGGCCTTATTGGGCAGGTTAGGATTGAGAGGTTTGACGGTAGTTTAATTAGGGCGTTGAGCCTTGGCTATCTTAGTTGGCTAGGTCCATTATATGCCGTCGTGCTTGACTATGTATGATGAGGAAGTATCGAGGTTATGCTTATCTAAGGCTGGAGAGATAATTAGATGGCTGGGGGCATCATAAGGTCTTTATCGAATATTTCAAGTGATAAAAAGGGCAAGTCTTGCCCCCTTTTAAGGATAGAAGGAGTTCAGAAACCCAAGGTATACTTTAAAGGGAGCAACCAGGTTAAGCATTATTACACCCTAGGTATTATTTGGGTCTAGATGGTTTATAGGAATGGGTCTTTAGTGGGGAATGCAATTATTTAATTATTAATTCATTAATCTCAACCGGGTATTTTGTGAGGAACTCAATGCCATCCTTCCTAACCAGTACTGTGTCTGAGTGCCTGAATCCACCGAGACCCGGCACATATATTCCCGGCTCCACTGAGAACACCATGCCAGGTAGGAACTTACCCTCATAACCAATGTCAATGAATGGCCTCTCGTGACCCTCAATACCCAGTCCATGGCCAACATGGTGCCTAAGGTACTCATAAACACCTAACTCCTTAGCCTTCTCCCTAACTGCCTTATCAACCTCCTTGATATCGCCATAGGGCCTAATCAACATTAGGGCGGCCTCCCTAATCCTCATCATCTTCTCATAAAGATCCCTATGCGAGTCCCTGGCGTATTTCACAAATAGCGTCCTCTCAAGCTCCGCAGAGTAACCACCTATGTCTGGACCAGAGCCTATCCCAAGCACGTCACCCTCACTGATCCTCCTATGGATCGAGATTATGTGTGGATATGCCGAGTATTCCCCAACCTGCCCCCTGAATCCAACGTCCAAGGGCTCCGGGTACTTAATGGTCATGTAATCATCACCAAAGTACTCCTTCAACCTCCTACTCGCCTCCAGGCTCGCCTCGAAGGCTACCTCCCAGTCGTACTTACCCGGCCTTATGTAATTCATGGCAATGTCGATGGCCTTCGCAGCCCACTCACCACTGATCCTGATTAGGTTGATTTCCTCCTCGTTCTTTGTTAATCTCATGTTCTCAATGACATCCCTGAAAGGCTTAACCTCAATCCCAGTTTTCTGAAGTAATTCCGAGAGAGTTGGTCCGTAGTATCCCCAGTATGAGGGAGCCCCTGCTGGGTTATCCATCCCAATGCTCTTGATCCCGTAATCACGGGCCAGCTCCATTACCCAATCCCTAATTAGTAGGATGACGTGTGGATCACCGGGGAAGTCAAAGTAGAAGTACCTCCTACCTACAACGTGGCTGTTCATTACCCTTTCCATGAATTCAAGGCGGTCCTTCTCAAGGAGCGGTGATATTAGGGTGATCTCGCCGTCCCTGGGTACTATGAGTATGAAGGGTCTCTCAGTCGACAATATATAGAGGTTCGTTAGGTAGAATATGTTGGGCAGGTTAGTAATGTACACAGCATCCAACTCATTTCTATCCATGTACTCCCTGAGGGCGTTAATACGGTGCCTCAAC is a genomic window of Vulcanisaeta souniana JCM 11219 containing:
- a CDS encoding M24 family metallopeptidase; the protein is MIPRITEGELRHRINALREYMDRNELDAVYITNLPNIFYLTNLYILSTERPFILIVPRDGEITLISPLLEKDRLEFMERVMNSHVVGRRYFYFDFPGDPHVILLIRDWVMELARDYGIKSIGMDNPAGAPSYWGYYGPTLSELLQKTGIEVKPFRDVIENMRLTKNEEEINLIRISGEWAAKAIDIAMNYIRPGKYDWEVAFEASLEASRRLKEYFGDDYMTIKYPEPLDVGFRGQVGEYSAYPHIISIHRRISEGDVLGIGSGPDIGGYSAELERTLFVKYARDSHRDLYEKMMRIREAALMLIRPYGDIKEVDKAVREKAKELGVYEYLRHHVGHGLGIEGHERPFIDIGYEGKFLPGMVFSVEPGIYVPGLGGFRHSDTVLVRKDGIEFLTKYPVEINELIIK